From a single Bacillus pumilus genomic region:
- the hemE gene encoding uroporphyrinogen decarboxylase, producing MGKTKGFNDTFLKACKGEKTDHVPVWYMRQAGRSQPEYRALKEKYGLFEITHQPELCAYVTRLPVEQYGVDAAILYKDIMTPLPAIGVDVEIKNGIGPVIDSPIRTKADIERLGELHPEEDLPYVLDTIQLLTKEQLNVPLIGFAGAPFTMASYMIEGGPSKNYHKTKALMYSEPETWMLLMNKLADMTITYIRAQVKAGVRAFQIFDSWVGALNAADYRTFIKPVMQRIFTELKSENVPMIMYGVGASHLVKDWHDLPLDVVGLDWRMSVDEARKEGLTKTLQGNLDPTILLSPWEVIEERAKEILDQGMKSGHFIFNLGHGVFPDVSPDTLKKLTDFIHDYSAKHKKSSI from the coding sequence ATGGGAAAAACGAAAGGTTTTAATGACACGTTCTTAAAGGCGTGCAAAGGGGAAAAAACAGACCATGTACCAGTTTGGTATATGAGGCAGGCAGGACGCTCGCAGCCTGAATATCGTGCCCTTAAAGAAAAATATGGGCTATTTGAAATTACGCATCAGCCAGAGCTATGTGCTTATGTAACAAGACTTCCTGTAGAGCAATATGGTGTAGATGCCGCGATTTTATATAAAGATATTATGACCCCGCTTCCCGCTATTGGAGTGGACGTTGAAATTAAAAATGGAATTGGACCTGTCATTGATTCACCGATTCGGACAAAAGCAGATATCGAACGTCTTGGGGAACTTCATCCAGAAGAGGACCTTCCATATGTGCTTGATACCATTCAGCTTTTAACGAAGGAACAGCTGAATGTACCGCTCATCGGTTTTGCCGGTGCTCCATTTACGATGGCAAGCTATATGATTGAAGGCGGTCCATCTAAAAACTATCATAAAACAAAAGCGCTGATGTACAGTGAGCCTGAGACATGGATGCTGCTCATGAACAAATTAGCTGATATGACGATCACGTACATACGTGCGCAAGTTAAAGCTGGGGTCCGTGCATTTCAAATCTTCGACTCATGGGTTGGCGCTTTAAATGCAGCAGATTATCGGACATTCATTAAACCTGTTATGCAGCGAATTTTCACAGAATTGAAGAGTGAAAATGTACCAATGATCATGTACGGAGTTGGTGCTAGCCATTTAGTGAAAGATTGGCATGACCTCCCGCTTGATGTTGTTGGGCTAGATTGGCGTATGAGTGTAGATGAAGCGCGAAAAGAAGGGCTTACAAAAACGTTACAAGGGAATCTTGATCCAACGATTTTACTTTCTCCTTGGGAAGTCATTGAGGAAAGAGCAAAAGAGATTTTAGATCAAGGGATGAAATCGGGTCACTTTATCTTTAACTTAGGTCATGGGGTCTTTCCTGATGTTTCACCAGATACGTTAAAGAAGCTGACTGATTTTATTCACGACTATTCAGCTAAACATAAAAAATCATCCATCTAG
- a CDS encoding transglycosylase domain-containing protein has protein sequence MKKKKIIIPLVIAGSTIVLSFIGYLTILFLGHYVIDEKKLVFHASSQIIDQNGKELTTMYSENRDPVSLKEVPDKVAKAFVAVEDKRFYEHHGIDAQSISRAVYRDILAGGKVEGGSTITQQLAKNIFLTNDKTFLRKTKEVIIAINLERDYSKDKLLEMYLNQLYFGHGVYGIQAAANYYFSKDVKDLTVSEGATLAAMPKAPSTYSPVLHPDKNKQRRDTILNLMNEQGYLSSTETVEAKGRTLGIHLKKKSETPWVDSYVDLIIKEAESEYAISHEQLLQGGYTITVPIDMNLQKVTYDAMKNNRYFPGKSGSPESSAVFIDNESGGVKAAIGGREYQARGYNRVTAVRQPGSVFKPIAVYGPAMQEKKFRPYSLLEDKEKSYDGYSPKNYDGQYEGKVTMVDALMKSKNTAAVWTLSQLGIGTSKSYLEKMGMDISDQGLAMALGGLEKGVSPLQIAGAFHTFANEGEYKKPFFIQKITNDEGETVEKNRNKSERVFSVQNAWNMTRMLQQVVKGGTAQSGSYAGDLAGKTGTTTYSGVKGATKDAWFAGYTPSTTGAIWMGYDKTDNSHYLTGGSQYPVQLFKDILTAAHITNETFEKPEGIKELQSPIHLEELSGFEARYAFKIKGLFTLELSWDKQEDKRVEYRIYEKRNGSETLIDSVTGMGSYTMPYANVFSDAQYKVVPYNTQTQEEGEGSPYVKPEAFGR, from the coding sequence TTGAAGAAAAAGAAGATAATCATTCCATTAGTCATTGCAGGAAGTACCATCGTACTTTCATTTATTGGCTATCTGACCATTTTATTTTTAGGACATTATGTCATAGATGAAAAGAAGCTTGTTTTTCACGCTTCCTCCCAAATCATTGATCAAAATGGAAAAGAACTCACAACGATGTATTCGGAAAATCGGGACCCCGTGTCATTAAAGGAGGTACCTGATAAAGTAGCGAAAGCTTTTGTGGCTGTCGAGGACAAACGGTTTTATGAGCATCATGGTATTGATGCACAGTCAATTTCAAGGGCGGTGTATCGAGATATATTAGCAGGAGGAAAGGTAGAAGGCGGCAGTACAATCACCCAGCAGCTTGCAAAAAATATTTTTCTCACAAATGACAAAACCTTTCTGCGAAAAACAAAAGAAGTCATTATTGCGATTAATTTAGAAAGAGATTATTCAAAGGATAAACTACTCGAGATGTATTTGAATCAGCTTTACTTCGGTCATGGTGTCTACGGTATTCAGGCTGCAGCCAACTATTACTTTAGTAAAGACGTGAAAGATTTAACAGTCAGCGAAGGAGCTACACTCGCTGCGATGCCAAAAGCCCCATCAACTTATTCGCCTGTTTTACATCCAGATAAAAATAAACAAAGGCGGGACACCATCCTTAATTTAATGAATGAACAAGGATATTTATCTTCAACAGAAACAGTAGAAGCAAAAGGGAGAACACTAGGGATTCATTTGAAAAAGAAATCAGAAACACCTTGGGTGGACAGCTATGTCGATCTCATCATTAAGGAAGCAGAATCAGAGTATGCGATTTCTCATGAACAATTGCTTCAAGGCGGCTATACGATCACAGTTCCAATCGATATGAATTTGCAAAAGGTTACCTATGATGCGATGAAAAACAATCGTTATTTCCCGGGAAAAAGCGGGTCACCTGAAAGCAGCGCCGTCTTTATTGATAACGAGTCTGGCGGAGTAAAAGCAGCGATCGGAGGGCGAGAATATCAGGCAAGAGGCTATAACAGAGTGACTGCTGTTAGACAGCCTGGATCTGTTTTCAAGCCGATTGCTGTATATGGTCCGGCGATGCAGGAGAAAAAATTCAGACCTTATTCACTGCTTGAAGACAAGGAAAAAAGCTATGACGGCTATTCTCCAAAGAATTACGATGGGCAGTATGAAGGCAAAGTTACAATGGTGGATGCCCTTATGAAAAGTAAAAATACAGCTGCGGTTTGGACATTAAGTCAGCTGGGCATTGGTACCTCGAAATCATATCTCGAGAAAATGGGAATGGATATTTCGGATCAAGGACTTGCCATGGCGCTTGGCGGCTTAGAAAAAGGGGTTTCGCCACTTCAAATCGCAGGAGCTTTCCACACATTTGCAAATGAAGGCGAATATAAAAAGCCTTTCTTCATTCAAAAGATCACCAATGATGAAGGAGAAACGGTAGAGAAGAATCGCAATAAGTCAGAACGAGTGTTTAGCGTACAGAATGCTTGGAATATGACGAGAATGCTGCAGCAAGTCGTCAAAGGCGGAACAGCCCAGAGCGGTTCATATGCTGGCGATTTAGCAGGTAAAACAGGTACGACCACATATTCGGGTGTGAAAGGTGCAACAAAAGATGCTTGGTTTGCCGGCTATACGCCAAGTACAACGGGTGCGATTTGGATGGGGTATGACAAAACGGATAACAGTCACTATTTAACTGGCGGTAGTCAATATCCAGTGCAGCTGTTTAAAGATATTTTAACGGCAGCTCACATCACCAATGAAACGTTTGAAAAACCAGAGGGAATTAAAGAACTTCAATCGCCAATCCATTTAGAGGAACTTTCAGGTTTTGAAGCCCGCTATGCGTTTAAGATCAAAGGGTTATTTACATTAGAACTGTCTTGGGACAAGCAAGAGGATAAACGGGTTGAATATCGCATTTATGAAAAGAGAAATGGAAGCGAGACGCTGATCGATTCAGTAACAGGAATGGGCAGCTACACAATGCCATATGCGAATGTGTTTTCAGATGCACAGTATAAGGTTGTTCCATATAATACCCAAACACAAGAAGAAGGCGAAGGCAGTCCGTATGTCAAGCCAGAGGCTTTTGGACGTTAA
- the hemH gene encoding ferrochelatase has translation MEKKKMGLLVMAYGTPYKEEDIERYYTHIRRGRKPEPEMLQDLKDRYKAIGGISPLSKITEQQANGLCDHLNDIQDDIEFHVYIGLKHIEPFIEDAVADMHKDGITEAVSIVLAPHFSTFSVKSYNKRAQDEADKLGNLQITSVESWYDEPKFVDYWVKQVKDTYASMSQDERDSAVLIVSAHSLPEKIIAAGDPYSDQLAQSAKMIAEGAGIEHYEIGWQSEGNTPDPWLGPDVQDLTRDLFEQKGYQTFVYVPVGFVADHLEVLYDNDYECKVVTDEIGAAYYRPEMPNAKPAFIDALAAVVLKKLDHSK, from the coding sequence GTGGAGAAAAAGAAAATGGGGCTTCTTGTCATGGCATATGGCACCCCATATAAAGAAGAAGACATTGAGCGTTATTATACACATATTCGCAGAGGCAGAAAGCCGGAGCCAGAGATGCTGCAAGATTTAAAGGATCGCTACAAAGCAATTGGCGGTATTTCTCCTTTATCAAAAATTACAGAGCAGCAGGCAAACGGTTTGTGTGATCACTTGAATGACATTCAAGACGACATTGAATTTCATGTCTACATTGGCTTAAAACATATTGAGCCTTTCATTGAGGACGCAGTTGCTGACATGCACAAGGACGGCATTACAGAAGCTGTGAGTATCGTCCTTGCGCCGCATTTTTCAACCTTTAGTGTGAAATCGTATAACAAACGTGCACAAGATGAGGCAGACAAGCTCGGTAATCTACAAATTACGTCTGTTGAAAGCTGGTACGATGAGCCGAAGTTTGTGGACTATTGGGTGAAGCAAGTAAAAGATACGTATGCATCAATGAGTCAAGACGAAAGAGATTCGGCCGTACTTATTGTGTCTGCACATAGTCTGCCTGAAAAAATTATCGCAGCAGGAGACCCATATTCTGATCAGCTCGCACAATCTGCCAAAATGATTGCAGAAGGTGCAGGAATTGAACACTATGAAATTGGCTGGCAAAGTGAAGGCAACACGCCGGATCCATGGCTTGGACCAGACGTTCAAGACTTAACGAGGGACTTATTTGAACAAAAAGGCTATCAAACATTCGTGTATGTGCCTGTAGGTTTTGTTGCTGATCATCTTGAAGTGTTATACGACAACGACTACGAATGTAAAGTCGTGACAGATGAAATTGGTGCTGCCTATTATCGTCCAGAGATGCCAAATGCGAAACCAGCATTTATTGATGCTCTGGCAGCAGTTGTTTTAAAGAAGCTTGACCATAGCAAGTAA
- a CDS encoding antibiotic biosynthesis monooxygenase family protein has translation MNVYITYGTADFLHKIAKKHDQEHLLYMVGKEQAALCHETEGETIFKAPHAYDVIYAKGELVQSGFVTLNHIPVKLESRALFESTFQKKTNMSEHQRGFQALRVLRPKKDEEVYLILTLWQSEDLFQDFQESEAFFQPNDDTGSIFSRPAYLTSYHAVTDN, from the coding sequence ATGAATGTCTATATCACATATGGAACAGCAGATTTCTTGCATAAAATCGCAAAGAAACACGATCAAGAACATCTGCTTTATATGGTCGGAAAAGAACAAGCAGCTCTTTGTCATGAAACGGAGGGCGAGACGATTTTTAAAGCCCCTCATGCCTATGATGTGATTTATGCGAAAGGTGAGCTAGTTCAATCTGGGTTCGTCACTTTAAATCATATTCCTGTGAAACTTGAAAGCAGAGCACTTTTTGAATCTACTTTTCAGAAAAAGACAAACATGTCAGAACATCAGCGCGGCTTCCAGGCACTCCGTGTCTTACGACCGAAAAAAGATGAAGAAGTGTATTTGATTTTGACACTTTGGCAATCAGAGGACTTGTTTCAAGACTTTCAAGAATCAGAAGCATTCTTTCAGCCAAACGATGATACTGGTTCCATCTTCTCTCGTCCGGCCTATCTCACATCCTACCATGCCGTTACCGACAATTAA